A stretch of Cucumis sativus cultivar 9930 chromosome 2, Cucumber_9930_V3, whole genome shotgun sequence DNA encodes these proteins:
- the LOC105434583 gene encoding receptor-like protein kinase 2 — protein MARKSKHSQKLTLPERERRKNERTINTHSHRDRVFKPQNYANPRTEVWNLRQMSIQFLFFSLSFLILFPHSSSSSSSSNHEASLLFSWLHSSNSPVSPLFSNWNVLDSSSPCNWSFISCSSQGFVTEINIISIPLHLPFPSNLSSFHSLQRLVISDANLTGPIPSDIGDSSELTLIDLSSNTLVGTIPSTIGKLQKLEDLVLNSNQLTGKFPIELTDCKALKNLLLFDNRLSGGIPSEMGRMGNLEIFRAGGNRDIIGEIPEEIGNCRNLSILGLADTRVSGSLPNSIGRLQKLQTLSIYTTMISGEIPPELGNCSELVNLFLYENSLSGTIPKEIGKLKKLEQLFLWQNELTGTIPPEIGDCVSLKKIDISLNSLSGAIPLTLGGLSLLEEFMISSNNVSGTIPLNLSNATNLLQLQLDSNEISGLIPPELGMLRKLNVFFAWQNQLEGSIPWSLSNCSNLQALDLSHNSLTGSVPPGLFHLQNLTKLLLISNDISGTLPPDVGNCTSLIRMRLGSNRIAGEIPNSIGALRSLDFLDLSGNHLSGFLPAEIGNCRALEMIDLSNNALKGPLPESLSSLSQLQVLDVSSNQFDGEIPASLGQLVSLNKLILARNTFSGTIPTSLKLCSSLQLLDLSSNQLTGNLPIELGLIQSLEIALNLSCNGFTGTLPSQMSGLTKLSVLDLSHNRVDGDLKPLAGLDNLVVLNISFNNFTGYLPDNKLFRQLSPTDLAGNIGLCSSIRDSCFSTELSGKGLSKDGDDARTSRKLKLAIALLIVLTVVMTVMGVIAVIRARTMIQDEDSELGETWPWQFTPFQKLNFSVEEVLRRLVDSNVIGKGCSGMVYRAEMDNGDVIAVKKLWPTMMATDNNYNDDKSGVRDSFSAEVKTLGSIRHKNIVRFLGCCSNRNTKLLMYDYMPNGSLGSLLHERNGNALEWDLRYQILLGAAQGLAYLHHDCVPPIVHRDIKANNILIGLEFEAYIADFGLAKLIDNGDFGRSSNTVAGSYGYIAPEYGYMMKITEKSDVYSYGVVVIEVLTGKQPIDPTIPDGLHIVDWVRRNRGDEVLDQSLQSRPETEIEEMMQVLGIALLCVNSSPDERPTMKDVEAMLKEIKHEREEYAKVDVLLKASSSPANGGQLENNKSSNNNNNNNSNNNNNNVSGVGIATSSSKMSTRSLLPKSTNTSFSASSLLYSSSSSNGRKS, from the exons ATGGCAAGGAAGAGCAAACACTCTCAAAAACTCACACTCccagaaagagagagaagaaagaacgAAAGAACCATAAACACTCACTCACACAGAGATAGAGTTTTCAAACCCCAAAATTATGCAAACCCAAGAACAGAAGTTTGGAATTTGAGGCAAATGTCCATTCaattcctcttcttctctctctcttttctcattctcttccctcattcttcttcttcttcttcttcttctaaccATGAAGCTTCACTTCTCTTCTCATGGCTTCACTCTTCCAATTCCCCTGTTTCTCCTCTTTTTTCCAATTGGAATGTTCTTGATTCATCATCCCCTTGTAATTGGTCCTTCATTTCTTGTTCATCTCAAGGCTTTGTCACTGAAATCAACATCATTTCAATCCCTCTTCACCTCCCTTTTCCTTCTAATCTCTCCTCTTTTCATTCCCTTCAAAGACTTGTCATTTCTGATGCCAATCTCACAGGCCCCATTCCTTCTGACATTGGTGACTCTTCTGAGCTTACTCTCATTGATCTCAGCTCCAATACTCTTGTTGGAACAATCCCATCAACCATTGGAAAGCTTCAGAAGCTTGAGGATTTGGTTTTGAACTCCAATCAGTTGACTGGGAAATTCCCAATTGAGCTCACTGATTGTAAAGCACTCAAGAATTTGCTTTTGTTTGATAATAGATTGAGTGGTGGAATCCCTTCTGAAATGGGGAGAATGGGGAATCTTGAGATTTTCAGAGCTGGTGGAAATAGAGATATCATTGGAGAAATCCCAGAAGAGATTGGTAATTGCAGAAATTTGAGCATTTTGGGGTTGGCTGATACGAGAGTTTCAGGTTCTTTGCCTAACTCTATTGGCAGACTTCAAAAGCTTCAAACTTTGTCCATTTACACTACTATGATCTCCGGCGAGATTCCGCCGGAGTTAGGTAACTGTTCTGAGCTTGTTAACTTGTTTCTTTATGAAAATAGTCTGTCTGGTACTATTCCAAAGGAGATTGGTAAGTTGAAGAAGCTTGAACAATTGTTTCTATGGCAGAATGAGTTGACTGGGACAATCCCACCTGAAATTGGTGATTGtgttagtttgaaaaagattgaTATTTCTTTGAATTCTCTTTCTGGGGCTATTCCTTTGACGTTAGGGGGCCTTTCTTTGCTTGAGGAGTTTATGATTAGTAGTAATAACGTTTCGGGGACGATTCCTTTGAATCTTTCGAATGCTACAAATCTTTTGCAGTTGCAGCTTGATAGTAATGAGATTTCTGGTTTGATCCCACCTGAGTTGGGGATGTTGCGGAAATTGAATGTGTTCTTTGCTTGGCAGAATCAGCTTGAAGGAAGCATTCCTTGGAGTTtgtcgaattgttcgaatcTTCAAGCTCTTGATTTGTCTCATAATTCGTTAACAGGAAGTGTTCCTCCTGGTTTGTTTCACCTCCAAAACTTGACAAAGCTTCTTTTGATTTCCAATGATATCTCTGGCACATTGCCACCAGATGTTGGTAACTGTACTTCTCTTATCCGAATGAGACTTGGGAGTAACCGGATTGCAGGGGAGATTCCCAACTCAATCGGCGCTCTACGAAGCTTGGATTTTCTTGATTTGTCAGGAAACCATCTTTCAGGATTCTTGCCTGCTGAGATTGGGAACTGTAGAGCTTTGGAAATGATTGATCTAAGCAACAATGCACTGAAAGGTCCATTGCCTGAGtcactttcttctctttctcagCTCCAAGTTTTGGATGTCTCATCTAACCAATTTGATGGTGAGATTCCAGCTAGTTTGGGACAGCTTGTTTCTTTGAATAAGCTCATTCTAGCAAGAAACACTTTCTCAGGAACAATTCCTACATCCCTCAAACTTTGTTCAAGCCTCCAACTACTTGATCTCAGTAGCAATCAGTTGACTGGAAACTTACCAATCGAGTTAGGTTTGATTCAATCACTCGAGATTGCTCTCAACCTTAGTTGTAATGGGTTCACTGGTACACTGCCTTCTCAAATGTCCGGACTCACTAAGCTTTCTGTTCTAGACCTTTCGCACAACAGGGTTGATGGTGATTTGAAACCACTTGCTGGACTCGATAATCTTGTCGTGCTTaacatttctttcaataaCTTTACCGGTTATCTTCCGGACAACAAACTTTTCAGACAACTATCACCAACCGATTTGGCAGGCAACATCGGTCTTTGTTCTTCAATTCGAGATTCATGTTTCTCGACAGAATTAAGTGGGAAAGGGCTTTCAAAAGATGGGGATGATGCAAGGACATCAAGAAAGCTGAAGCTAGCAATTGCCTTGCTCATTGTCCTGACGGTTGTGATGACAGTAATGGGGGTGATTGCAGTGATTCGAGCTCGAACAATGATTCAAGATGAGGATTCGGAGTTGGGAGAGACATGGCCTTGGCAATTCACACCATTCCAAAAGCTGAATTTCTCTGTTGAGGAAGTGTTGAGGCGTCTTGTGGATAGTAATGTGATCGGAAAAGGGTGTTCAGGGATGGTTTATCGAGCCGAAATGGATAACGGAGACGTGATTGCAGTAAAGAAGCTATGGCCAACAATGATGGCAACAGACAATAACTACAACGACGACAAAAGTGGAGTACGTGATTCGTTTTCGGCAGAAGTTAAAACACTAGGCTCAATACGCCATAAGAACATCGTGAGGTTCTTAGGTTGTTGTTCGAATCGGAATACGAAACTACTAATGTACGATTATATGCCGAATGGTAGTTTGGGAAGTCTTCTCCATGAAAGAAATGGCAATGCCTTGGAATGGGATCTAAGGTACCAAATCTTACTAGGTGCAGCCCAAGGGCTTGCCTATTTACACCATGATTGTGTCCCTCCAATTGTTCATAGGGACATTAAGGCCAACAACATTCTCATTGGTCTCGAATTCGAGGCTTATATCGCTGATTTCGGCCTTGCCAAGCTTATCGACAATGGAGATTTCGGCAGGTCATCCAACACTGTTGCAGGCTCTTATGGATACATTGCTCCTG AATATGGCTATATGATGAAGATAACCGAGAAGAGTGACGTATACAGCTACGGCGTCGTGGTAATCGAAGTCTTAACAGGGAAACAACCGATTGACCCGACGATACCGGACGGACTACACATTGTAGATTGGGTGAGAAGAAACAGAGGGGATGAAGTTCTTGACCAGAGCTTGCAATCAAGACCAGAGACAGAAATAGAGGAAATGATGCAAGTTTTAGGTATAGCGTTATTATGCGTAAATTCGTCACCGGATGAGCGACCAACGATGAAAGATGTGGAGGCGATGCTGAAAGAAATCAAGCATGAAAGGGAAGAGTACGCGAAAGTTGATGTGCTGCTTAAAGCTAGCTCCTCACCTGCCAATGGTGGGCAATTAGAGAACAACAAAAgctcaaataataataataataataatagtaataataataataataatgttagtGGAGTTGGAATTGCAACATCGTCTTCAAAGATGTCAACAAGAAGCTTGCTGCCAAAAAGTACTAATACAAGCTTCTCTGCTTCCTCATTGCTCTACTCATCATCATCCTCTAATGGCAGAAagagttaa